The sequence GGTGTGAATCACATCATCTCTCATCTGGACTTTTGCAATGGCCTCCTAACAGGTTACCCTCCTTCTACCCTTGCCCACCCCAACCCATTCCCCACACAGTAGCCCAGAGATCCTTTGAAAgcaaggccaggctgggcacagtggctcatgtctgtaaccccagcactttgggaggccgaggtgggcagatcacttgaggtcaggagtttaagaccagcctggccagcatggtgaaaccccatctctaccaaaaaatataaaaattagccgggtgcgatggcatgcacctgtagtctcagctacttgggaggctgaggcacgagaatcattttaacctgggaggcagaggttgcagtgagctgagatcacaccattgcactccagcctgggtgacagagggggaccctgtcttaaaaaaaaaaaaattgctgaatgaatgaaatcaagGAGTACATGAAGCTGGGTGGCTTTTCCTTCTTCCAGCTCCTCCTGCTTTCCCCAGTCCCCTCTCAGAGTAGTTGATCTAGATTCTACTAGACACACTTGCAGCAGTCATTAAGGCTAACTGTGATATTTCATGTTCTTCCTTGGACTTTGGAGCCATctctttttaaagaaggaaactgTCAACAGTTTTTATGGCcttcatctttattattattatggcctAAATAATGATAGGCAATGATATCATTGGCATGACTCCTTCACTTTGATCCTATGTTAGTTAAAAGTCCCATGGGCATTTAATCCATATCTCTTATTAGTGTCTCTATCCTCATTTACTCTTGGCATTATTTTGTGCTCACACCCTAAACCTATGGACAGACAGGTTAATGGGACCACAATTGGAAGTTTACTATCAGCTGGGCAGGGTTTCATCAGATAAAACCAAAGGCAGGATAAAGTTTTCCCCTAAAGTTTCATcttttctactttgttttataGCTTTTTTACCAGGGATCTCACAATGTAAAGTCCTGGGGGCTTCATCAGAGACTTTTCCCACCACTGCCCCTTCTATAACTCCTGGGaataaagaaggagagaaaactaCAAGTACCGGTAATTTTTCTAGCTTTGAAATGACAAAGTACAGAATAAGTAGGAGTAAAAtgggaacagaaaagaaacatttttagccCCAGCGTTAGTCTGGATCTACTGATATTTTTCTTGAGGTTGAGAAGTTACTGAATGTACATTGAAAAatcattcaattttttattttaaaaaattagcttctctaggccgggtgctgtggctcatgtctgtaatcctagcactttgggaggccgaggtgggcggatcacctgtggtcaggagttcaagaccagcctgaccaacacggtgaaaacccgcctctactaaaaatacaaaaattagccggacgtggtggcaggtacctgtaaccccagctacttgagaggctgagaaagaagaatcgcttgaacccaagaggtggaggctgcagtgagccgagattgtcccactgcactccagcaggggcgacagagtgagactttgtctcaacaacaacaacaaaattagcttcTCTATAAAGGTCCCAGAAATGTTTGTAATTTGACACCATCAATGATCATTTATCTCCACGCAAATGAGCTCACCCTGTCGCCAGAATTAGGGACAGAAAAAACTGTATTTCTGTAGTAGGTAATTCTAACCACTGTATGTATAGATGGACAATATTTAAACACTAAGCAATTATAAGAGTGATGACACCAACcaagtgcttttctttttctttttttttttttgagacagggtcttgtgttgcccagactggagtgcagtagtgcaaacatggctcactgcagccttgacctctggggctcaagtgatccccccacctcagcctcctgagtagctgggactacaggtgtgtgccaccatgttcagctaatttttaaatttttgtagagacagggtctcaccacattgtccaagctggtctcagactcctgggctcaagcgatcctaccgcctcagcctcccaaactgctgggattacaggcattgccCACCACGCCCGTCCCCAAGAGCATATAtttgttttgatatggagtctcactctgtcacccaggccggagtgcagcgatgtgatctcagctcaccacaacctccccctcctgggttcaagcaattctcctgcctcagcctcctgagtagctgagattacaggcatgcaccaccacgcctggctaatttttgtatttttagcagagacagggtttcactatgtttgccaggctggtctcgaactcctgactttgtgatccgcctgcctcagcctcccaaagtgatgggattacaggtgtgagccactgcgctgggcctcCAACAGCATACTTTCAtcttcactgtttttttgtttttgttctttaagatggagtgtcactctgtcccccaggctggagtgcagtagcgtagtctcagcttactgcaacctctgcctcccggatccaagaaattctcctgcctcagcctcctgagtagctgggacaacaggcatgcaccaccatgcctggctaatttttgtatttttagtagagacgggtttcaccatgttggccaggctggtctcaaactcctgacctcaagtgatctacccacctcagcctcccaaagtgctgggattacaggcatgagccaccgcacacagccttCTTCACTGTTTTTTTAGCAACAGTCCTCCTTAAATTGGCCAGGACTAAAATTCTGTAAGATTCCAATTTGGGTTACATCCTAGTTTCTACCAGGGGAAAAATGTGATATTAGTAATAATGAGATGCACATTAGGGCCAGGTgagttggctcacacctgtaatattccagcactttgggaggccaagactgtaggatcacttgaggccaggagttcaagctcaGCGGGAAatataatgagactctgtctgtataaaaaaattttaaaaattagccgggcatggtggcgttcGCCTGtggtctgagctactcaggaggctaaggtgggaggatggtttgagcctgggagattgaggctgaagtgagccaagattgtgccactgcatgccagtctTGAGTgccagagtgagaaaaaaaatgcatattagcCATTTGCCGCCAGATTGAGCTTCTGACCCAGAAGCAgtgctaatttttacatttcttcctcTTATATTCTATGAAAGCCAGGAGAAACATAGGAAAGGCGACTTTCTAATCCCATAAAATGTGTCAGAGCAAAATGGTAGGAACCCTGATAAAGCTGACAGTAAAAGAAGTTTAGAGCTCCATGTGTACCCGAGATTTTTCTTCCTGCGAGCAGTGTAAGAATCAGCCCTATGTGATTATGGAAAATCCCCAATTCCAGGGAAGGTGACTCAGTGGGAAGAGAGTGCAAAAGAAGTTAGAGCAGAGCCCATGATGCTCAGCTCACCCTCACACCCCCTCCAGCCCTGAGTTTGAATTGgaaattctgcctctgcctctgggttagTCTGGGCCTCTAATAGTCTTGTGAGCCAGAAGAACTTCAGGTCAAAGGATCAATCTCTTTCCtctctcaaattttcttttctccctcttccaCTCCCCTCTCTCCTTTAGACACAGATGAGAACCTagagaagagacagaaatggAGTATTGTGGTCAAAATTCTGATTGCTGTCACCCTGTTGCTCAGTGGAGTTGCCATTATagtatttgtaatttttgaaGTCCCATGTCCTGTAAGTTTGCTGTTGTATTGAATCCTTGAACTTGACCCATAAAGACTTTCTTCTGTTCCAGAGGCAGCTTGGCATAAGGAGAAAAGCATAGACTTTGGAATTTGAGGAGATGTGCCACTCACACTCACTAGCTGAGTGGTGTTGGGAAAGTTGCTTGACTGTTCTAACCTCAGTGGcctcatgtgtaaaataagtctcatgatattTGCCTCTCATGGTAGTTATAAAGATTGAGATTCTGTGTGAAAGGCACCTGGCACACAGGTGCTCACTAAATGCAGTTCCTTTCCTCTGCTGTACTTAGACATTTTCTAGGAAGGATAGGTCCAATAggactgaatattttatttagaagagATGGCTTCCTTTAAGTTGCCCAACAAGAGGTTTGGAAGAAAACCAAATGCTTACCAGCCACTTCATATTAATACCAGTCATTTTCTCCCTTCAGTATCAATGCCTAGGAGCCAGGAAGCTGTGCCAATGCCAGTGGTTGTGGAGATGGCAAAAGAAGGGAGGCCAGCCACCTGGGACAGCTGAATCCAAGCCTGACTCTCAGCCCCAGAAGGAAAGTGTTCTCTGTGTGGTTTATGTCATTTGCTTAAAGAAGGTGGGgtaggggccgggcgtggtggctcacacctctattcccagcactttgagaggctgaggcaggtggatcacctgaggtgatcgagaccagcctgaccaacatgacgaaaccctgtctctactaaaaatacaaaaattagccaggtggcacatgcctgtactcccagctactcggaaggctgaggcaggagaatcgcttgaacctgggaggtggaggttgcagtgagccgagattgtgccattgtactccagcctgggcaacagagtaagactctgtctcaaaaaaaaaagaaagaaaaaaagaaaaacagaaaatggggTTAATATATAAGTGCTAGGAGATTCGTCCCTAAGAGgactgtgaaaaaatattttttttaatgtgctgggAACAGGGAGCTGCTTCAGTTATGAAGCAAATGTGGGCAATCCTTCTTATGTCAGGAAATAGGTAGGATTTTATCCTACTGTTTTCCTAACATCAGTCCAGACATGATACAATAGGGTGCTTATTGAATACACATACCTCTGGGCCCCATATAAACTGAATCAGATCATTTAGATTGGAGTCAAGAAtcttacttttaagatttttaaggcCAGGCCTGATTcatcatgcctgcaatcccagtgctttgggaggcagaggcagaggcaggagacttgctagagtccaggagtttgagaccagcctaggcaacatagcgagacactgtctctattaaaaaaaaaagtatatatatatatatatatatatatatatatatatacacacacacattatatataaatatatataattatatatttattatatataattatatataatatattatatatatattatatataattatatataatatattatatataattatatattatacataattatatatatatatatatatatatatatataaaaggccagctgggccgggcacggtggctcacgcctgtaatcctagcacgttgggaggccaaggcaggtggatcacgaggtcaagagattgagaccatcctagccaaaatggtgaaaccctgtctctactaaaaatacaaaaattggtggggcatggtggtgtgcacccgtagtcccagctactcgggaggctgaggcaggagaattgcttgaacccaggagacagaggttgtggtgagccgagattgcgccactatactccagcctgggtgacagagcaagactccgtctcaaaaagagagaaaaaaaaaaaagccagctggtggcatgtgcctgtagccctagcttcttgggaggctgaggtgggaggatcacttgggctcaggaattGAagtctgcaatgagctatgatcgagccactgcactccagcctgggaaaaagggtgagaccctgtgtccaaaaaaaaaaaaaaattatcatttctcCTGAACATTGGAAGAAATAGGCCTGAAGGGACTACAAAGTCTAGTCCAGAATAGAATTAGAGATAACCAGGTAGCTGCAACTGTGATTGAACTTCTATGAACACAATAAGCTACTAaatgataaaggaataaaaatagggccaggcgtggtggctcatgcctgtaatcccagcactttgggaggccgaggtggatggatcatgaggtcaggagtttgagaccagcctgaccaacaaggtgaaactgtctcaactaaaaatacaaaaaattagccaggcatggtggcacacgccagtaatcccagctactcaggaggctgaggcaggataatcgcttgaacccgggaggcacaggctgcggtgagctgagatcacaccactgcactgcagcctcggtgacagagcgagactctgtctcaaaaaaaaatagtactaAGATAGCAAtcttatatacattatctcatttgagccTTACAGAAATCCTGGAAAGTAGCCAGGGCAAGTATCTACATTTTACTCATACTTAAGTTGAGGCTTGAAGAGGTTATGTGACttcccaaggttacacagctgtTAGAAACAGAACTATGATCCAGATCTTTTAATTACTTTGCTAGTGGGTTATAGGTTCCAAGCAATTATTGGTTCTCATACCTATGTGCACCTTGATCATACTTTCTCAGTGTAATTATCGATTAACAAAGAGGCAAAATGAAGTGCACTTGGAATTACATGGGGTTTTGTACTTAGCCAGCCCTTTTCTTGGTACATGAAGAACTATACACTTGCAtccttttttaactttcataTTTCCTTTCAATCTCTAGGTTGGACAAGATGCTGCCAATTCATCAAACCCAAAGAAAGCTGCAGAGATCACTGTTATCCACCAGACATACTTCTGAAAAGTTCTGCTCTATCTCAAAGACTGAATGATACTACACAGTCCTCTCCCTATTAATATGGGCACATTCTTGCCAATTTCACACTTGTATCTTCAGCAGGGACATTACAATCAAACACCAATTCCTGGTTAATGAAGGGAGAGTGTGGGCTTAGCAGAGTTACCCTCATGCCCCTATCTGAGCCACAACCTTCTGTAATTCACTTCATACATCCATCTAAATGGATACCTTTCCATCCCCTCAAACGAGAACAAAAAGTATTCCCTGCAAGCACTATGAATGGACCTTACTACTCTCTTTGACAGAAGACTCAAACACAGCCTCTAAGAAACAAGGCAGCTGTTAGTGTGACATAGCTTCCAGCTCCTCTGTTATCTTCACAGCTGACTTCACACTCACTGGCCCTCAATAGCTTAGAGTGGGACTCCTGATCTCCCTGGTTGACGTTTATAAGGTTTTGTAATTTAGCTTCTGGTACTACATGTATCTATCCACACACTGCTGAAGGGAACTTGACCCTACGCATTCCAAAAGCCTTCCTCATAAGTTATCCCCAAGGGGTTCAGGGACTACAGACCATTAGTACCCAAGTGAAGTCTTCTGACGATCCAGAATTCCTAAGGTGGCTCTGATATTATATCATACTTTAATAGAGAGTTGCATACCTTTTGGACAAAGATTCCAGAgcaaaataattatgataatgCTGTTTCTCACAGGAGAATAGCTATGAGTCAAATCTAACCTGCTTAAATAAGAGTTTGGTGAGAAAGTGAAACCACCTGATCTTGAATCAATGttgaggtgaaaaaggaaatgtcaggAGGGATAAGACAGGGTGAGGCCCTGCTTCTTTTCCTAAGAGTCTGAaaccattccatttcattttggtgaaatgtgtctgtttctaagaaattctgttttcttagttctctggttaaaaaaaaaaatacataaactgtatccttctttctttcacttcAAGTGCTGTCCAAAAAGTGATTATCAAAACAATACCAACAGGGGAAAATCTCACCCTAAGGCTCGATTTAATATTCAAGTCCAGCCTGAAAGAGAACACATATAAAGCATGGATAATGAGGATATGTTTCAAAGAAGCTCCAAAGAACctctagggccaggcatggtggctcacgcctgtaatcccagcactttgggaggccaaggtgggtggatcacctgaggtaaggagtttgagaccagcctggccaacatggtgaaacccgtctctactaaacatacaaaaattagccgggcatggtggagggcacctataatctcagctactggggaggctgaggcaggagaatcgcttgaacccgggaggtggaggttgcagtgagccccgagatctcaccattgcactctagcctgagtgacaggagcaaaactccatctcaaaaaaaaaaaaagaaaaaaaaaagaacctctaaATGTCCATAGAGCATACCTTGAAAATATAGTAGAGAGGAAAGAGCACTGAGGTTGGCATTTGGATGAATGAGTATATTATTTGCATCCTGCCACTGATCCACGATGTTGCCTCAAGTTTATTTTGCCATCTGTGACTTAGTTTGAcaataaaataggaagaaaaaaaatgcctgctCTTTCCCAAGACCACTGGTGAGGATGATTAAAAGCATTATATACTTAGAAGCTCTTGGTCCAGAACTAAGGCCTACATGCATcctcacccttcccagcctcaccCACCACTGAATGTCCCTTAATCCTGAAACATGAGATGTCCCGGGAGATAAAACCTATGGCAAAATCTGCGCTCATCAACTCTTCTACAAGAGTATAattggaggccgggcacggtggctcaagcctgtaatcctagcaccttgggaggccgaggtgggcagatggcttgaggccaggagtttgagaccagcctggacaacatggtgaaacccgtctctactaaaaatacaaaaattaggcaggcatgctg comes from Homo sapiens chromosome 17, GRCh38.p14 Primary Assembly and encodes:
- the C17orf78 gene encoding uncharacterized protein C17orf78 isoform 1 (isoform 1 is encoded by transcript variant 1), which codes for MDTILVFSLIIASYDANKKDLRDSSCRLEQLPGIFPKDVRSIRELQMQETHTETKRTTFIQNRTIATLQCLGSDSKVKVNLVYLERRPKVKHILKNLRIIAAPRRNSSASSSCHLIPTSKFQTGSLLKGKAFLPGISQCKVLGASSETFPTTAPSITPGNKEGEKTTSTDTDENLEKRQKWSIVVKILIAVTLLLSGVAIIVFVIFEVPCPYQCLGARKLCQCQWLWRWQKKGGQPPGTAESKPDSQPQKVGQDAANSSNPKKAAEITVIHQTYF
- the C17orf78 gene encoding uncharacterized protein C17orf78 isoform X1, which translates into the protein MDTILVFSLIIASYDANKKETHTETKRTTFIQNRTIATLQCLGSDSKVKVNLVYLERRPKVKHILKNLRIIAAPRRNSSASSSCHLIPTSKFQTGSLLKGKAFLPGISQCKVLGASSETFPTTAPSITPGNKEGEKTTSTDTDENLEKRQKWSIVVKILIAVTLLLSGVAIIVFVIFEVPCPYQCLGARKLCQCQWLWRWQKKGGQPPGTAESKPDSQPQKVGQDAANSSNPKKAAEITVIHQTYF